Proteins from a genomic interval of Gemmatimonadota bacterium:
- a CDS encoding nucleotidyltransferase domain-containing protein, with translation MLDQSTLDDIIRRIVEVAHPEKIILFGSAARGDLSRHSDVDLLVVKDDSDPWTVMGDIYGNLRGVGVAVDAIVVTPGQMERYKDSHALVIKPALREGRVIYEAA, from the coding sequence ATGCTGGACCAATCAACCTTAGACGACATCATCCGGCGCATTGTAGAGGTCGCTCATCCGGAGAAGATCATTCTCTTTGGATCCGCCGCGAGGGGCGACCTGAGCCGCCATAGCGACGTTGACCTGCTCGTCGTAAAGGACGACAGCGATCCGTGGACTGTTATGGGAGACATCTACGGAAACCTGCGCGGCGTTGGCGTAGCAGTGGATGCAATCGTGGTCACGCCAGGGCAGATGGAACGTTACAAGGATAGTCACGCACTGGTGATCAAGCCTGCACTGCGAGAGGGAAGGGTCATATATGAAGCCGCCTGA
- a CDS encoding DUF433 domain-containing protein, whose amino-acid sequence MENGNYRDRIAVDPQIHFGKPCVAGTRIPVVDVLELVREGISFKTILSNYFPDLQEDDIRACIHWTEIARYAICRDKS is encoded by the coding sequence ATGGAAAATGGAAATTATCGAGATAGAATTGCGGTTGATCCTCAGATTCATTTTGGTAAGCCTTGTGTTGCAGGAACCCGGATTCCCGTAGTTGATGTTCTCGAATTGGTGCGTGAAGGCATCTCGTTTAAGACGATCCTCTCTAATTATTTCCCCGACCTTCAAGAAGACGACATACGCGCTTGCATCCATTGGACTGAAATCGCTCGTTACGCGATATGTCGAGATAAATCCTAA